Proteins found in one Chrysiogenia bacterium genomic segment:
- a CDS encoding DUF4258 domain-containing protein, with product MNYYYENVPGLGNIALSRHAQERAAAQSISDEAVEETLMYGKDTPDGMDTIWREHNGVRLVIITPTPFRGAKLVKTMYRVQGRETVR from the coding sequence GTGAATTACTACTACGAAAACGTCCCCGGCCTTGGGAACATCGCGCTCAGCAGGCACGCCCAGGAGCGCGCGGCCGCCCAGTCCATCAGCGACGAGGCGGTCGAAGAGACCCTCATGTATGGGAAAGACACACCTGACGGCATGGACACCATCTGGCGTGAACACAACGGGGTGCGCCTGGTGATCATCACGCCGACGCCGTTTCGGGGCGCGAAGCTGGTCAAGACAATGTACCGCGTTCAGGGGCGGGAGACGGTGAGATAG
- a CDS encoding antibiotic biosynthesis monooxygenase, with the protein MFVTMNRIFVTPEYAEKFEDNFRNRAKEVDKMPGFIRNAVLRPKGEDQPYVVQTFWESEEQFKAWVGSDAFKKGHARSGTLPPEAFAKKGSLETFEVFLDTEA; encoded by the coding sequence ATGTTCGTCACCATGAACCGAATTTTCGTAACCCCCGAATACGCCGAGAAGTTCGAGGACAATTTCCGCAACCGCGCCAAGGAAGTCGACAAGATGCCCGGCTTCATCCGCAACGCCGTGCTGCGCCCCAAGGGCGAAGATCAGCCCTACGTCGTCCAGACCTTCTGGGAGTCCGAAGAGCAGTTCAAGGCCTGGGTGGGATCCGACGCCTTCAAGAAGGGTCACGCCCGCTCGGGCACCCTGCCGCCCGAGGCCTTCGCAAAGAAGGGCTCGCTGGAGACGTTTGAGGTGTTTCTGGATACCGAGGCCTGA